In Drosophila teissieri strain GT53w chromosome 2R, Prin_Dtei_1.1, whole genome shotgun sequence, the following proteins share a genomic window:
- the LOC122612785 gene encoding myeloperoxidase isoform X2, giving the protein MVYVNFKYVYLQKSFVLIYERNAKDIDLLVGALLEEPVVGALFGPTISCLLTLQFEQLKQTDRFWYENEIPPSSFTLDQLKSIRQTTLSGLLCGSHQVSTAQSKAFILEDNYLNSILDCDQLPKFDLKPWQVNPEDEVHVDHVEVEPATKEAIAELSPELIEAAVERAKQELEERKRFEYEVWRTKGGISARSPDGTAASFSKANLAALNLANSSLIFELTSNEIVKTLNHITRRKRQIFNPNQNAFNRNELTDTLQTVDISGLLGGAQNSLDTCPEPSQQCDANSPFRTLSGRCNNLRNPNWGKSLTTFSRLLPAQYEDGISAPRVTGVTGTALPNPRTISTTIHPDISNLHTRYSLMVMQFAQFVDHDLTLTPIHKGFHESIPSCRPCNSRQTVHPECNPFPVPAGDFYYPEVNVTSGERFCFPSMRSLPGQQSLGPRDQINQNTHFLDGSMVYGETTCLSNKLRGFSGRMNSTQVRGKELLPLGPHPECKSRNGLCFLGGDDRASEQPGLTSIHTAFLREHNRIVEGLRGVNPHWNGEQLFHHARKIVSAQVQHIVFNEFLPRILSWNAVNLYGLKLLPQGYYKDYNPSCSPIVFNEFAAAAFRIGHSLLRPHIPRLSVQHQPVEPPLLLRDGFFRMDALLQPGIIDEILRGLVATPMETLDQFITGEVTNHLFEDRKIPFSGIDLIALNIQRARDHGIPSYNNYRALCNLKRATNWNDLSREIPTEVINRFQKVYASVDDIDLFPGAMTERPLQGGLVGPTLACIIGIQFRQLRKCDRFWYENQNPEVKFTEAQLAEIRKVTLAKIVCENLEISGDMKRAAFDLPSNFLNPRVPCSSMPQIDLNAWRENVQGCQIGNRNVRVGESAFPSPCTSCVCSAEGAQCASLRITDCGQLIRQWPKEAILRDEVCNSQCGIYLTGQQASGFNAQQRQGQAQPRVTRSRNQNLFKFPDLTPFIASL; this is encoded by the exons atggtttatgtaaattttaaatatgtataccTCCAAAAGAGTTTTGTACTTATATATGAAAG AAACGCAAAGGACATTGATTTGTTGGTGGGTGCCCTTCTGGAGGAGCCCGTGGTTGGAGCTCTCTTTGGACCCACAATCAGCTGCTTGCTGACCTTGCAGTTTGAGCAGCTGAAGCAGACCGATCGATTCTGGTACGAAAACGAGATCCCGCCCTCGTCCTTCACTCTGGACCAGCTGAAGAGCATTCGCCAGACGACTCTGTCCGGTTTGCTGTGTGGCTCCCATCAAGTGAGCACCGCCCAGTCCAAGGCTTTCATTCTGGAGGACAACTACCT GAATTCCATTTTGGACTGCGACCAGCTGCCCAAGTTTGATCTGAAGCCCTGGCAAGTAAACCCTGAGGATGAGGTGCACGTGGACCACGTTGAGGTGGAACCAGCGACCAAGGAAGCAATCGCCGAGCTGAGTCCCGAACTGATCGAGGCTGCTGTGGAGCGTGCCAAGCAAGAATTGGAGGAACGCAAGCGCTTCGAGTACGAAGTGTGGCGCACTA AGGGTGGCATCAGTGCCCGATCCCCCGACGGTACGGCTGCCTCCTTCAGCAAGGCCAACTTGGCTGCCCTGAACCTGGCCAACTCCTCCCTGATCTTCGAGCTGACCTCCAACGAGATTGTGAAGACCCTCAACCACATAACCAGACGCAAGCGTCAGATCTTCAACCCCAACCAGAATGCTTTCAATCGTAACGAGCTGACCGATACCCTGCAAACGGTGGACATTAGTGGACTACTTGGTGGTGCGCAGAACTCACTGGATACATGCCCGGAGCCCAGTCAGCAGTGCGATGCGAACTCGCCCTTCCGTACTCTGTCCGGAAGGTGCAACAATCTGCGTAATCCCAACTGGGGCAAGTCACTGACCACCTTCTCCCGCCTGCTGCCCGCTCAGTATGAGGACGGCATCTCGGCACCCAGGGTGACTGGTGTGACCGGCACCGCATTGCCCAATCCCAGAACCATTTCCACCACAATCCATCCTGATATTTCCAACCTGCACACTCGCTACTCCCTGATGGTTATGCAGTTCGCCCAGTTTGTCGACCACGACTTGACTTTGACCCCGATCCACAAGGGTTTCCACGAGTCCATCCCCAGTTGCCGACCCTGCAACTCCCGCCAGACGGTGCATCCCGAGTGTAATCCCTTCCCGGTGCCCGCTGGCGATTTCTACTATCCCGAAGTGAATGTGACCAGTGGCGAGCGTTTCTGCTTCCCCTCGATGAGATCGCTGCCTGGACAGCAATCGCTGGGACCTCGCGATCAGATCAACCAGAACACTCACTTCCTGGACGGCTCCATGGTGTACGGAGAGACCACTTGTCTGTCAAACAAGCTCCGTGGATTCTCCGGACGCATGAACAGCACCCAAGTAAGGGGCAAGGAACTCCTGCCGCTGGGACCCCACCCCGAGTGCAAGTCCCGCAACGGTCTGTGCTTCCTTGGCGGCGATGATCGTGCATCCGAGCAGCCAGGTCTGACTTCCATTCACACCGCCTTCCTGCGTGAACACAACCGCATTGTTGAGGGTCTGCGCGGAGTGAATCCTCACTGGAATGGAGAACAGCTCTTCCATCATGCCCGTAAAATTGTCAGTGCCCAGGTGCAACATATCGTGTTCAACGAGTTCCTGCCCCGCATTCTCAGCTGGAATGCCGTCAATCTGTATGGTCTCAAGCTTCTGCCCCAGGGATACTACAAGGACTACAACCCATCGTGCTCTCCGATTGTTTTCAACGagtttgccgctgctgccttCCGTATTGGTCACTCCCTGCTGCGTCCCCATATTCCCCGTCTGAGTGTCCAGCACCAGCCTGTGGAGCCCCCACTACTGCTCCGCGATGGTTTCTTCCGCATGGATGCCCTGCTTCAGCCTGGAATCATTGACGAAATCCTGCGTGGTCTGGTGGCCACTCCAATGGAGACCCTGGATCAGTTCATCACCGGCGAGGTGACCAACCATTTGTTCGAGGACCGCAAGATTCCTTTCTCTGGCATTGATCTGATCGCCCTGAATATTCAGAGAG CTCGTGATCATGGAATCCCCTCGTACAACAACTACCGAGCCCTTTGCAATCTGAAACGCGCCACCAACTGGAACGACTTGAGCCGCGAGATTCCCACCGAGGTCATCAACCGATTCCAGAAGGTCTACGCCAGCGTAGATGACATTGACCTGTTCCCTGGTGCCATGACTGAACGTCCCCTGCAGGGCGGTCTGGTTGGACCCACCTTGGCCTGCATCATTGGCATCCAGTTCAGGCAGCTGCGCAAGTGCGATCGCTTCTGGTACGAGAACCAGAACCCAGAGGTCAAGTTCACGGAGGCTCAGCTGGCTGAGATCCGTAAGGTGACGCTGGCCAAGATCGTTTGCGAGAACCTGGAGATCAGCGGAGATATGAAGCGTGCAGCCTTCGATTTGCCTAGCAACTTCCT GAACCCACGTGTGCCCTGCTCCTCGATGCCCCAGATCgacctgaacgcctggcgcgAAAATGTCCAGGGATGTCAGATTGGCAACCGCAATGTCCGTGTTGGTGAATCCGCCTTCCCATCACCCTGCACCAGTTGTGTCTGCTCCGCCGAGGGA GCTCAGTGCGCCTCTCTGCGCATCACGGATTGCGGCCAGTTGATTCGGCAGTGGCCCAAGGAGGCCATTCTGCGTGATGAGGTGTGCAACTCGCAGTGCGGCATCTATTTGACCGGTCAGCAGGCCAGTGGCTTCAATGCCCAACAGCGACAGGGTCAGGCTCAGCCACGTGTGACCCGATCCCGCAACCAGAATCTCTTCAAGTTCCCCGACCTAACGCCCTTCATTGCTTCCCTGTAA
- the LOC122613119 gene encoding UDP-glucosyltransferase 2, whose amino-acid sequence METQLQWKCWILIFLVGRPEFGSASRILFMGPFPAPSHWLWLEHFQNDLLRQGHHVTSVNNHPTKHSHENLTEIIISPSFDIPKHFPKENIFSMQFVSDFNNLELWWTIGLMTTEHAFKDPKVKKLIESKDDHFDVVILEQFFHEAFLMFGKRFNCPVVTIGTMGYADNIDHAMGILTPWSLIPHLLLSHTDRMTFGQRSYNAYLSLYDAVMRRWVYLPKMQKLAEKYFRGSIEGPLPNVLDLERNISLVLINAHRSVDLPRPSMPGLIDVGGAHIQKPKKLPTDLQNFLDNATYGVIYFSMGSYVKSTDLPQEKTALILKAFGQLKQQVIWKFENDSIGDLPSNVMIKKWMPQNDILAHPNVKLFITHGGIFGTQEGIYWGVPMLCVPLYGDQHRNTIKSVREGYARSLVFSKLTTDDLVRNIETLINDPQYKRSALEVSQRFRDNPIHPLDEATFWIEYIIRHRGARHLKSQGAFIPLHQYLLLDVLGCLLLGAFLAIWLPWRMIRRVHKWWLQGESADKLNESKKRL is encoded by the exons ATGGAGACGCAGCTGCAGTGGAAATGTTGGATATTGATCTTCCTGGTCGGACGGCCGGAATTTGGATCTGCCTCCCGTATACTCTTCATGGGTCCATTTCCAGCCCCAAGTCATTGGCTCTGGCTGGAGCACTTCCAGAACGATCTTCTGCGACAAGGACATCATGTGACCAGTGTGAATAACCATCCCACAAAGCACTCCCACGAAAATCTGACAGAGATTATCATCAGTCCTTCCTTTGATATACCCAAACACT TTCCAAAGGAGAACATCTTCTCGATGCAATTCGTGAGCGATTTCAATAACCTGGAGCTTTGGTGGACCATTGGACTTATGACCACGGAGCACGCCTTCAAGGATCCCAAGGTGAAGAAACTGATTGAGAGCAAGGATGATCACTTTGACGTGGTCATCCTGGAGCAGTTTTTCCATGAGGCCTTTCTGATGTTCGGCAAGCGGTTCAATTGCCCGGTGGTCACGATTGGCACCATGGGCTATGCTGATAACATAGATCACGCAATGGGCATCCTAACGCCTTGGTCCTTGATTCCCCATCTACTGCTGTCCCATACGGATCGCATGACCTTCGGCCAGCGATCTTACAATGCCTACTTATCTCTGTACGATGCGGTTATGAGACGATGGGTTTACCTgcccaaaatgcaaaaattggcagAGAAGTACTTTCGCGGATCGATAGAAG GCCCCCTTCCAAATGTTCTTGACCTAGAACGAAATATTTCCCTTGTCCTGATTAATGCCCACCGGAGTGTCGATCTTCCGAGGCCCAGTATGCCAGGACTCATAGACGTGGGAGGAGCGCACATTCAGAAGCCCAAAAAGTTGCCCACTGACCTCCAGAATTTCCTGGATAATGCCACCTACGGTGTGATCTACTTTAGCATGGGCTCCTACGTGAAGAGCACTGATTTGCCACAGGAAAAAACGGCGCTGATTCTCAAGGCCTTCGGCCAGCTGAAGCAGCAAGTGATTTGGAAGTTCGAGAACGATTCCATAGGCGATCTGCCCTCGAATGTGATGATCAAGAAATGGATGCCCCAGAACGACATTTTGGCCCATCCGAATGTCAAGCTCTTCATCACGCACGGCGGTATTTTTGGAACCCAGGAGGGTATTTACTGGGGTGTTCCGATGCTGTGTGTGCCCCTGTACGGGGATCAGCACCGGAACACTATCAAATCGGTTAGGGAGGGCTATGCCCGATCCCTGGTGTTCTCCAAACTCACCACTGATGACTTGGTGCGGAATATCGAGACCCTGATCAACGATCCCCAGTACAAACGCAGTGCTCTGGAGGTCTCGCAGAGATTCCGCGATAATCCCATACATCCGCTGGACGAGGCCACCTTCTGGATCGAGTACATAATCCGGCATCGTGGGGCGCGGCATCTGAAGTCCCAGGGAGCCTTCATCCCCCTGCACCAGTATCTGCTCCTCGACGTCTTGGGTTGCCTGTTGCTGGGCGCATTCCTCGCCATCTGGCTGCCATGGCGGATGATCAGGAGGGTCCACAAGTGGTGGCTCCAAGGGGAATCCGCTGACAAGCTGAACGAGAGCAAGAAGCGCTTGTAG
- the LOC122612785 gene encoding uncharacterized protein LOC122612785 isoform X1: protein MTKPKLLISLILWCLCAPSLTLRIPEDLENAAINALSSERARSLTPCGSSAEAEGSVAGDYDVCPPSKYRQPTAECNNVSHRKWGARGDIFQRLLAADYADGVSQPRTSKGTHALPDAELVIEQLQRHVEGELRHAHITAMLPAWGQLLANDLVEVGQLPISGKCCERDSAVKDPSELQQCFVRAGPDCKEYKRSAPGFDSEACQKHTRQQMNIASAYIDGSGLYGSTRHEFDQLRTYISGGVKVESCKYCQVAGATGALHRALLQQHNNIGERLSHINPDWSEEDVFLEARRIITATIQHITYNEFLPLVLGQETTAKEGLRLTAEKHSSNYSSSVRGGIYNEFATAAMPAFWSMYPPEMLAKKMSAHELLSIAALQKSLVPSQTNAEGWSELALAVHRGRDHGVASYVHALDLCERRFADQSAANVSFDTLAQVSNIPEEYITNLRDIYQNAKDIDLLVGALLEEPVVGALFGPTISCLLTLQFEQLKQTDRFWYENEIPPSSFTLDQLKSIRQTTLSGLLCGSHQVSTAQSKAFILEDNYLNSILDCDQLPKFDLKPWQVNPEDEVHVDHVEVEPATKEAIAELSPELIEAAVERAKQELEERKRFEYEVWRTKGGISARSPDGTAASFSKANLAALNLANSSLIFELTSNEIVKTLNHITRRKRQIFNPNQNAFNRNELTDTLQTVDISGLLGGAQNSLDTCPEPSQQCDANSPFRTLSGRCNNLRNPNWGKSLTTFSRLLPAQYEDGISAPRVTGVTGTALPNPRTISTTIHPDISNLHTRYSLMVMQFAQFVDHDLTLTPIHKGFHESIPSCRPCNSRQTVHPECNPFPVPAGDFYYPEVNVTSGERFCFPSMRSLPGQQSLGPRDQINQNTHFLDGSMVYGETTCLSNKLRGFSGRMNSTQVRGKELLPLGPHPECKSRNGLCFLGGDDRASEQPGLTSIHTAFLREHNRIVEGLRGVNPHWNGEQLFHHARKIVSAQVQHIVFNEFLPRILSWNAVNLYGLKLLPQGYYKDYNPSCSPIVFNEFAAAAFRIGHSLLRPHIPRLSVQHQPVEPPLLLRDGFFRMDALLQPGIIDEILRGLVATPMETLDQFITGEVTNHLFEDRKIPFSGIDLIALNIQRARDHGIPSYNNYRALCNLKRATNWNDLSREIPTEVINRFQKVYASVDDIDLFPGAMTERPLQGGLVGPTLACIIGIQFRQLRKCDRFWYENQNPEVKFTEAQLAEIRKVTLAKIVCENLEISGDMKRAAFDLPSNFLNPRVPCSSMPQIDLNAWRENVQGCQIGNRNVRVGESAFPSPCTSCVCSAEGAQCASLRITDCGQLIRQWPKEAILRDEVCNSQCGIYLTGQQASGFNAQQRQGQAQPRVTRSRNQNLFKFPDLTPFIASL, encoded by the exons ATGACGaagccaaaactgctgattagtttaattttatg GTGCCTTTGTGCTCCCAGTCTGACACTCCGTATCCCCGAGGACCTCGAGAACGCCGCCATCAATGCCCTGAGCTCCGAACGTGCCCGGTCCCTGACCCCTTGTGGATCCTcggcggaggcggagggcAGCGTGGCCGGCGACTATGACGTTTGCCCGCCGAGCAAGTACCGCCAGCCGACCGCTGAGTGCAACAACGTGTCCCACCGGAAGTGGGGAGCACGGGGAGACATCTTCCAGCGTCTGCTGGCTGCTGATTACGCCGATGGTGTGAGCCAGCCGAGGACCTCTAAGGGCACCCATGCTCTACCCGACGCCGAGCTGGTGATCGAGCAACTGCAGCGCCATGTGGAAGGCGAGctgcgccacgcccacatcaCTGCCATGCTGCCCGCCTGGGGCCAACTGTTGGCCAATGACCTGGTCGAGGTAGGACAGCTGCCCATCTCCGGAAAGTGCTGCGAGCGCGACTCCGCCGTCAAGGATCCCAGCGAGCTGCAGCAGTGCTTCGTTCGGGCAGGACCCGACTGCAAGGAGTACAAGCGATCGGCACCAGGATTCGACTCGGAGGCGTGTCAGAAGC ACACTCGCCAGCAGATGAACATTGCCTCGGCCTACATTGATGGCTCTGGACTGTATGGCTCCACTCGCCACGAATTCGACCAGTTGCGCACCTACATCAGTGGCGGAGTGAAGGTGGAGTCCTGCAAGTACTGCCAGGTGGCTGGAGCCACCGGAGCACTGCATCGTgctctgctgcagcagcacaacAACATCGGCGAGCGGCTGTCGCACATCAATCCCGATTGGTCCGAGGAGGATGTGTTCCTGGAGGCCAGACGTATCATCACGGCCACCATTCAGCACATCACCTACAACGAGTTCTTGCCTTTGGTCCTGGGCCAGGAAACCACTGCCAAGGAGGGTCTGAGACTGACTGCCGAGAAGCACTCGAGCAACTACTCCAGCTCGGTGAGGGGGGGAATCTACAATGAGTTCGCCACCGCCGCCATGCCCGCTTTCTGGAGCATGTATCCCCCAGAGATGCTGGCCAAGAAGATGTCCGCCCACGAGCTGCTGTCCATTGCCGCCCTGCAGAAGTCACTGGTTCCCAGTCAAACGAATGCCGAGGGTTGGTCCGAGTTGGCTCTCGCCGTTCATCGCGGTCGTGACCACGGAGTGGCATCCTATGTACATGCCCTTGATCTCTGCGAGCGTCGATTCGCCGACCAGAGTGCTGCCAATGTGAGCTTCGATACCTTAGCCCAGGTTTCCAACATTCCCGAGGAGTACATCACCAATCTGCGTGACATTTACCA AAACGCAAAGGACATTGATTTGTTGGTGGGTGCCCTTCTGGAGGAGCCCGTGGTTGGAGCTCTCTTTGGACCCACAATCAGCTGCTTGCTGACCTTGCAGTTTGAGCAGCTGAAGCAGACCGATCGATTCTGGTACGAAAACGAGATCCCGCCCTCGTCCTTCACTCTGGACCAGCTGAAGAGCATTCGCCAGACGACTCTGTCCGGTTTGCTGTGTGGCTCCCATCAAGTGAGCACCGCCCAGTCCAAGGCTTTCATTCTGGAGGACAACTACCT GAATTCCATTTTGGACTGCGACCAGCTGCCCAAGTTTGATCTGAAGCCCTGGCAAGTAAACCCTGAGGATGAGGTGCACGTGGACCACGTTGAGGTGGAACCAGCGACCAAGGAAGCAATCGCCGAGCTGAGTCCCGAACTGATCGAGGCTGCTGTGGAGCGTGCCAAGCAAGAATTGGAGGAACGCAAGCGCTTCGAGTACGAAGTGTGGCGCACTA AGGGTGGCATCAGTGCCCGATCCCCCGACGGTACGGCTGCCTCCTTCAGCAAGGCCAACTTGGCTGCCCTGAACCTGGCCAACTCCTCCCTGATCTTCGAGCTGACCTCCAACGAGATTGTGAAGACCCTCAACCACATAACCAGACGCAAGCGTCAGATCTTCAACCCCAACCAGAATGCTTTCAATCGTAACGAGCTGACCGATACCCTGCAAACGGTGGACATTAGTGGACTACTTGGTGGTGCGCAGAACTCACTGGATACATGCCCGGAGCCCAGTCAGCAGTGCGATGCGAACTCGCCCTTCCGTACTCTGTCCGGAAGGTGCAACAATCTGCGTAATCCCAACTGGGGCAAGTCACTGACCACCTTCTCCCGCCTGCTGCCCGCTCAGTATGAGGACGGCATCTCGGCACCCAGGGTGACTGGTGTGACCGGCACCGCATTGCCCAATCCCAGAACCATTTCCACCACAATCCATCCTGATATTTCCAACCTGCACACTCGCTACTCCCTGATGGTTATGCAGTTCGCCCAGTTTGTCGACCACGACTTGACTTTGACCCCGATCCACAAGGGTTTCCACGAGTCCATCCCCAGTTGCCGACCCTGCAACTCCCGCCAGACGGTGCATCCCGAGTGTAATCCCTTCCCGGTGCCCGCTGGCGATTTCTACTATCCCGAAGTGAATGTGACCAGTGGCGAGCGTTTCTGCTTCCCCTCGATGAGATCGCTGCCTGGACAGCAATCGCTGGGACCTCGCGATCAGATCAACCAGAACACTCACTTCCTGGACGGCTCCATGGTGTACGGAGAGACCACTTGTCTGTCAAACAAGCTCCGTGGATTCTCCGGACGCATGAACAGCACCCAAGTAAGGGGCAAGGAACTCCTGCCGCTGGGACCCCACCCCGAGTGCAAGTCCCGCAACGGTCTGTGCTTCCTTGGCGGCGATGATCGTGCATCCGAGCAGCCAGGTCTGACTTCCATTCACACCGCCTTCCTGCGTGAACACAACCGCATTGTTGAGGGTCTGCGCGGAGTGAATCCTCACTGGAATGGAGAACAGCTCTTCCATCATGCCCGTAAAATTGTCAGTGCCCAGGTGCAACATATCGTGTTCAACGAGTTCCTGCCCCGCATTCTCAGCTGGAATGCCGTCAATCTGTATGGTCTCAAGCTTCTGCCCCAGGGATACTACAAGGACTACAACCCATCGTGCTCTCCGATTGTTTTCAACGagtttgccgctgctgccttCCGTATTGGTCACTCCCTGCTGCGTCCCCATATTCCCCGTCTGAGTGTCCAGCACCAGCCTGTGGAGCCCCCACTACTGCTCCGCGATGGTTTCTTCCGCATGGATGCCCTGCTTCAGCCTGGAATCATTGACGAAATCCTGCGTGGTCTGGTGGCCACTCCAATGGAGACCCTGGATCAGTTCATCACCGGCGAGGTGACCAACCATTTGTTCGAGGACCGCAAGATTCCTTTCTCTGGCATTGATCTGATCGCCCTGAATATTCAGAGAG CTCGTGATCATGGAATCCCCTCGTACAACAACTACCGAGCCCTTTGCAATCTGAAACGCGCCACCAACTGGAACGACTTGAGCCGCGAGATTCCCACCGAGGTCATCAACCGATTCCAGAAGGTCTACGCCAGCGTAGATGACATTGACCTGTTCCCTGGTGCCATGACTGAACGTCCCCTGCAGGGCGGTCTGGTTGGACCCACCTTGGCCTGCATCATTGGCATCCAGTTCAGGCAGCTGCGCAAGTGCGATCGCTTCTGGTACGAGAACCAGAACCCAGAGGTCAAGTTCACGGAGGCTCAGCTGGCTGAGATCCGTAAGGTGACGCTGGCCAAGATCGTTTGCGAGAACCTGGAGATCAGCGGAGATATGAAGCGTGCAGCCTTCGATTTGCCTAGCAACTTCCT GAACCCACGTGTGCCCTGCTCCTCGATGCCCCAGATCgacctgaacgcctggcgcgAAAATGTCCAGGGATGTCAGATTGGCAACCGCAATGTCCGTGTTGGTGAATCCGCCTTCCCATCACCCTGCACCAGTTGTGTCTGCTCCGCCGAGGGA GCTCAGTGCGCCTCTCTGCGCATCACGGATTGCGGCCAGTTGATTCGGCAGTGGCCCAAGGAGGCCATTCTGCGTGATGAGGTGTGCAACTCGCAGTGCGGCATCTATTTGACCGGTCAGCAGGCCAGTGGCTTCAATGCCCAACAGCGACAGGGTCAGGCTCAGCCACGTGTGACCCGATCCCGCAACCAGAATCTCTTCAAGTTCCCCGACCTAACGCCCTTCATTGCTTCCCTGTAA